In the Candidatus Neomarinimicrobiota bacterium genome, GGGCAAATCCCCTCTAAGCATATTCTTAAAGTTCAGACTGAAATCCAAAGTCTTGATCTTCCCCCTGCTATCGACCCCACAATGGAAGATAAAAAGACTGTAATCAATTATTTGATTAATGAAAATATTCGCTTAAAAAATGAGATTGCTCAACTGAAGGGTACAATTCAAAATATTCAGTCCAATAAAAATAAGGATGATTTAATAGAAAGAATCAACGCCCGCTCCTTGTTTATCGCCGGGCGATTATCCGACGGTATCATTACAAATGTAAGTGGCGACTGGAATCGTGCCATGGGCTACGACGAAAAGAATTTGGTGGGCCATCGATATGATGAAGATTTTATCCATCCTGATGAATTTGAACGTACCCAACGTCACCGTGAAATTTTACAGAAATCAACGGGAATTAAAGAAACTCGATTTAGTACTATCCAGCGTTGGAAAAACGGTCAAACAGGGGAATACATTATGTTGAGTATGATCTGGTATGTGGATGTGGAAAATGATTTAGTGGAAATTATTGCCAAACC is a window encoding:
- a CDS encoding PAS domain S-box protein; the encoded protein is MKSVQEIISQVMTDKGFRHKYEVAEYFGVTPQALSTWFTNGQIPSKHILKVQTEIQSLDLPPAIDPTMEDKKTVINYLINENIRLKNEIAQLKGTIQNIQSNKNKDDLIERINARSLFIAGRLSDGIITNVSGDWNRAMGYDEKNLVGHRYDEDFIHPDEFERTQRHREILQKSTGIKETRFSTIQRWKNGQTGEYIMLSMIWYVDVENDLVEIIAKPIDSDFGEIGVMN